The following coding sequences lie in one Arachis stenosperma cultivar V10309 chromosome 5, arast.V10309.gnm1.PFL2, whole genome shotgun sequence genomic window:
- the LOC130979529 gene encoding RING-H2 finger protein ATL29-like, with protein MSSSSSSPSSESDHRGGTAASTAYNTPPILVALVLIVLVICFVCFTLVYFCRCYFVSIIHTLAFHRSPSANAATTTTATATANTINNASNSPFMGLDASLLHEFPTFPYSSVKDLRKEKKYALECAICLLEFEDDTVLRLLPVCRHVFHQECVDLWLQRHKTCPVCRTDLETRKSSASSITHDHDRQSAAVGGDHGNGDDDVCIDVKEGGDDDDGNNRFLRSHSTGHSIVMVREEGRNDEDDDRYRLRLQEDAELRVVNNDMKKKKNHQYSRSCESYKEMMMMMAAAKPLVPPCTNCGYVDHHTLSVPSSSSRVGAN; from the coding sequence ATGTCGTCTTCTTCGTCTTCACCATCATCAGAATCAGATCACAGAGGAGGAACAGCAGCATCAACAGCATACAACACACCACCAATACTCGTAGCTCTCGTCCTCATCGTCCTCGTCATCTGCTTCGTCTGCTTCACCCTCGTCTACTTCTGCCGCTGCTACTTCGTCAGCATCATCCACACCCTCGCCTTCCACCGATCCCCCTCCGCCAACGcagccaccaccaccaccgccaCCGCCACCGCCAACACCATCAACAACGCTTCTAATTCCCCCTTCATGGGCCTCGACGCTTCCCTCCTCCACGAATTCCCCACCTTCCCTTATTCCTCCGTCAAGGATCTCCGCAAGGAGAAGAAGTACGCCCTTGAATGCGCCATCTGTCTCTTGGAGTTCGAGGACGACACCGTTCTCCGCTTGCTCCCCGTTTGCCGCCACGTCTTCCACCAAGAGTGCGTTGATCTCTGGCTTCAACGACACAAGACCTGCCCCGTTTGCCGCACTGATCTTGAAACCAGAAAGTCTTCTGCTTCTTCGATTACTCACGATCATGACAGGCAGAGTGCTGCTGTTGGAGGAGACCACGGTAATGGTGATGATGACGTCTGCATTGACGTCAAAGAAGGCGGCGACGATGACGACGGTAATAACAGATTCTTGCGGTCGCATTCGACGGGGCATTCAATAGTTATGGttagagaagaaggaagaaacgACGAAGATGATGATAGGTATAGGTTGAGGTTGCAGGAGGATGCAGAGTTGAGAGTTGTTAACAAtgatatgaagaagaagaagaatcaccAATACTCGAGAAGCTGCGAGAGTTACAAggagatgatgatgatgatggcggCGGCAAAGCCCCTTGTTCCGCCTTGTACTAACTGTGGTTATGTTGATCATCACACTCTCTctgttccttcttcttcttcgcgtGTTGGTGCTAATTGA